In Myxococcota bacterium, a single genomic region encodes these proteins:
- a CDS encoding acyl carrier protein has protein sequence MPLSIEQNPSAAEVLMELRSMMEAEFGLSPDEIQPDVHLIDDLDLDSIDLVDLAVSLEERSSVKLEEEELKSVRTVADAVRVIHEAFRRRSEAA, from the coding sequence TTGCCGCTTTCGATCGAGCAGAATCCGAGCGCCGCAGAAGTGCTCATGGAACTGCGCTCCATGATGGAGGCGGAGTTCGGTCTATCCCCGGACGAGATCCAGCCCGATGTCCACCTGATCGACGATCTCGACCTCGACAGCATCGATCTGGTGGACCTGGCGGTATCCCTCGAAGAGCGCAGCAGCGTGAAGCTCGAAGAAGAAGAGCTGAAGTCGGTGCGGACGGTCGCGGACGCGGTTCGGGTGATCCACGAGGCCTTCCGGAGACGGTCCGAAGCGGCATGA
- a CDS encoding NAD(P)/FAD-dependent oxidoreductase, with product MSAARQQTDVAVIGGGPAGTTFAHRLARAGHSVVVVEQSQHPRFCVGESLLPATMPLCAELGLLERFEKQRFARKYGAYFCFEDGAAPEYFHFPDASRCPAEHAYEVRRADFDRVLWEAALEAGAEGRDRTTVERVRFEGERATGLDLVDPDGRRERLDARLVADCSGRTTLLGHQLGLRTRDTKLHKIALYTHYADILRSTGDDAGTIAIVATPFGWMWLIPFSDGGASVGAVIDRSWYGERRRAGVDHDALWAEVLEIVPAVGQRLRGARQSRPLEATADFQYRLDRWAGDGWLVAGDAGAFLDPVFSSGVHLAMTGADRASRAALRTLAKARLPVAADFAAYERESRAALGIYAKFIYAWYDPAFRQVFMRPPHDRPGVGWLKREIISVLAGAVLPTWRVRPPIELLLFFARLRARELQREAAA from the coding sequence ATGTCCGCAGCGCGACAGCAGACCGATGTAGCGGTGATCGGCGGCGGGCCCGCCGGCACGACGTTCGCCCATCGACTCGCGCGCGCGGGCCATTCGGTCGTGGTGGTCGAGCAGTCCCAGCACCCGCGCTTCTGCGTCGGCGAGAGTCTCCTGCCCGCCACCATGCCGTTGTGTGCCGAGCTCGGCCTGCTCGAACGCTTCGAAAAGCAGCGCTTCGCCCGAAAATACGGGGCGTACTTCTGTTTCGAGGACGGAGCGGCCCCCGAGTACTTCCACTTCCCCGACGCCAGTCGCTGCCCGGCGGAGCACGCCTACGAGGTGCGACGCGCCGATTTCGACCGCGTGCTGTGGGAAGCCGCGCTCGAGGCCGGTGCCGAGGGACGCGACCGCACGACCGTCGAGCGCGTGCGCTTCGAGGGAGAGCGGGCCACCGGGCTCGACCTGGTCGATCCGGATGGACGCCGCGAGCGTCTCGATGCGCGCCTGGTCGCCGACTGCTCGGGCCGCACCACCCTGCTCGGACATCAGCTCGGGCTGCGTACGCGCGACACGAAGCTCCACAAGATCGCGCTCTACACCCACTACGCCGACATCCTGCGCTCGACGGGCGACGACGCGGGCACCATCGCCATCGTCGCGACGCCCTTCGGCTGGATGTGGCTGATCCCGTTCTCCGACGGAGGCGCCTCGGTGGGCGCGGTGATCGACCGCAGCTGGTACGGCGAGCGACGCCGTGCCGGCGTCGACCACGACGCGCTCTGGGCCGAGGTGCTCGAGATCGTCCCGGCCGTCGGTCAGCGGCTGCGCGGGGCCCGACAGTCGCGGCCGCTCGAGGCCACGGCCGACTTCCAATACCGCCTGGATCGCTGGGCCGGAGACGGTTGGCTGGTGGCTGGTGACGCCGGGGCGTTTCTCGATCCCGTGTTCTCCTCGGGCGTGCACCTGGCGATGACCGGCGCCGACCGCGCGAGTCGGGCGGCGCTGCGCACACTCGCGAAGGCGCGCCTCCCCGTCGCCGCAGACTTCGCGGCCTACGAACGCGAGAGCCGGGCAGCGCTCGGGATCTATGCGAAGTTCATCTATGCCTGGTACGACCCGGCGTTCCGCCAGGTGTTCATGCGGCCCCCCCACGACCGCCCCGGCGTCGGCTGGCTGAAGCGGGAGATCATCTCGGTGCTCGCGGGCGCCGTGCTCCCCACCTGGCGGGTACGGCCGCCGATCGAGCTGCTCCTGTTCTTTGCGCGGCTGCGGGCGCGCGAACTGCAGCGCGAGGCCGCCGCTTGA
- a CDS encoding phytanoyl-CoA dioxygenase family protein, producing MAPETPSLDFDHYHQVELPRLLAEGRGALAAADDLEAIGALAFRLPSGSAYTYRPIPGGVAVEPGEASARVVVELAPHLWADLVRDLESASGLLYSGRVTLRRGSGMRFVRWEPGLRALYHGRRVFDPDTVDLRDAAGSPLDPHQHFRLGDDRDAMAHFLRTAGFLLVKDVFRADEIAGMREAALSEERGARPGDQRSWWGKNAEGESLLCRVTRCDEVPAFRGLPTDPRIAGLAALSHLPMVPRAEQTEDGVSVLIKNPSMAEGLSDLPWHRDCGMGGHASMCPVLVFSIYLYPGRPETGELRVLPGSHVASLGFIDATDPRAPRGISLAADPGDVSLHYSDVMHAAPPPTGDGPFRKCVLVNYARPDAYNHRGDQSYNDVLLGRDDGQVEHLEKVAERA from the coding sequence ATGGCTCCGGAGACCCCGTCCCTGGACTTCGATCACTACCACCAGGTCGAGTTGCCCCGCCTGCTGGCCGAAGGGCGCGGCGCCCTGGCAGCTGCCGACGACCTGGAAGCAATCGGCGCCCTCGCCTTCCGGCTTCCCTCGGGCTCGGCCTATACGTACCGGCCGATCCCCGGTGGCGTCGCCGTCGAACCCGGCGAGGCGTCTGCGCGCGTGGTCGTCGAGCTGGCACCCCACTTGTGGGCCGATCTCGTACGCGACCTGGAATCCGCGTCCGGCCTGCTCTACTCGGGTCGCGTCACTCTGCGGCGCGGCTCCGGGATGCGCTTCGTGCGGTGGGAGCCCGGCCTGCGTGCCCTGTACCACGGTCGTCGCGTCTTCGACCCGGACACGGTCGACCTGCGCGACGCCGCGGGCAGCCCGCTCGATCCGCACCAGCACTTCCGCCTCGGCGACGATCGCGACGCCATGGCCCACTTCCTGCGCACCGCAGGCTTCCTGCTCGTGAAGGACGTCTTCCGTGCCGACGAGATCGCCGGCATGCGCGAAGCCGCCCTCTCCGAGGAACGCGGGGCGCGGCCCGGGGACCAGCGCTCGTGGTGGGGGAAGAACGCCGAGGGCGAGTCGCTGCTCTGCCGCGTCACCCGCTGTGACGAGGTCCCGGCCTTCCGCGGACTCCCCACCGACCCGCGCATCGCCGGGCTCGCGGCACTCTCGCACCTGCCGATGGTCCCGCGCGCCGAACAGACCGAGGACGGCGTCTCCGTGCTGATCAAGAACCCGTCGATGGCCGAGGGCCTGTCGGATCTGCCCTGGCACCGCGACTGCGGCATGGGTGGGCATGCGTCGATGTGCCCGGTGCTCGTGTTCTCGATCTACCTCTACCCGGGGCGACCCGAGACCGGCGAGCTGCGGGTACTGCCGGGCAGTCACGTCGCCTCGCTCGGCTTCATCGACGCCACCGACCCCCGCGCGCCCCGCGGTATCTCCCTCGCCGCCGACCCGGGAGATGTCTCGCTCCACTACAGCGACGTCATGCACGCGGCGCCGCCGCCCACGGGCGACGGCCCCTTCCGCAAGTGCGTGCTCGTGAACTACGCGCGCCCCGACGCCTACAACCATCGGGGCGACCAGAGCTACAACGACGTCCTGCTCGGCCGTGACGACGGCCAGGTCGAGCACCTCGAGAAGGTGGCCGAGCGCGCCTGA
- a CDS encoding glycosyltransferase family 2 protein, producing the protein MSDGFRPCVLIPTYDNPETIRGVVERAAGFGPPVLVIDDGSGPHARQLLEAIAADGLAQVERRDTNGGKGAAVKTGFVAAAAAGHTHALQVDADGQHDLDDIPRFLDEARDHPDALILGYPVFDETQPAGRAFARQISVFWVNREVGTGVIRDPQCGFRVYPLAAAMAAEAGGDHMEFDQELPVRMAWAGVPIRNLATRVRYLAPEEGGVSHFDLLRDNLRISWLHTRLSIRAGLAGLFGGAGSG; encoded by the coding sequence TTGAGCGATGGCTTCCGGCCCTGCGTCCTGATCCCGACCTACGACAACCCGGAGACGATTCGCGGCGTGGTCGAGCGGGCCGCCGGGTTCGGACCGCCGGTGCTCGTGATCGACGACGGCAGCGGTCCGCACGCGCGCCAGTTGCTCGAAGCCATCGCGGCCGACGGCCTCGCGCAGGTCGAGCGCCGCGACACGAACGGCGGCAAGGGCGCGGCGGTGAAGACCGGGTTCGTCGCCGCCGCCGCGGCAGGCCACACCCACGCGCTGCAGGTCGACGCCGACGGCCAACACGACCTCGACGACATCCCGCGCTTTCTCGACGAAGCGCGCGACCACCCGGACGCCCTGATCCTCGGCTACCCCGTCTTCGACGAGACCCAGCCCGCCGGCCGCGCCTTCGCGCGCCAGATCAGCGTGTTCTGGGTGAACCGCGAGGTGGGCACGGGCGTGATCCGCGACCCGCAGTGCGGGTTCCGGGTCTATCCCCTCGCGGCGGCGATGGCCGCCGAGGCCGGCGGAGACCACATGGAGTTCGACCAGGAGCTGCCGGTCCGCATGGCGTGGGCGGGCGTGCCGATCCGGAACCTGGCGACGCGGGTCCGCTACCTCGCGCCAGAGGAAGGAGGCGTCTCGCACTTCGACCTGCTGCGCGACAACCTCCGGATCAGCTGGCTCCACACGCGGCTGTCGATCCGGGCCGGGCTGGCCGGGCTCTTCGGCGGAGCCGGTTCGGGCTGA
- a CDS encoding lysophospholipid acyltransferase family protein, which translates to MRDGDRGAESRESAVVRALRANHGWAFFVAVTLVSGATLVPLTWISSRFWAGAGNFFSDATHRLLRFYFDHLFYMVPVIEGRERRAPGSCLIVANHASFLDPLLLMSIEPRLGGPVRRYMLRVPVFGEIARLAGFFQSDVGELPSFEDIAASVGGARSRGGSVLFFPEGTRSADGQLGTFHRGAFRAAFDHDLVVQPVAIEGLGDVLPKGRYLTQTSGRYPVRMRYLDPIAPPFGDGVRRDVVRALTDRARAAIADALDQMREERRAGADRMAS; encoded by the coding sequence ATGCGCGACGGGGACCGAGGAGCAGAGAGCCGCGAGTCCGCCGTCGTGCGGGCGTTGCGCGCGAACCACGGTTGGGCGTTCTTCGTCGCAGTCACCCTCGTGTCCGGCGCGACGCTGGTTCCGTTGACCTGGATCTCGTCACGCTTCTGGGCCGGGGCCGGGAACTTCTTCAGTGACGCGACCCATCGGTTGCTGCGCTTCTACTTCGACCACCTCTTCTACATGGTGCCGGTGATCGAGGGTCGCGAGCGACGCGCGCCCGGGTCGTGTCTGATCGTCGCGAACCACGCCTCGTTCCTGGATCCGCTCCTCCTGATGTCCATCGAGCCGCGCCTGGGTGGGCCTGTGCGTCGCTACATGCTGCGCGTGCCCGTGTTCGGAGAGATCGCGCGGCTGGCCGGCTTCTTCCAGAGCGACGTGGGCGAGCTGCCGTCCTTCGAGGACATCGCCGCGAGCGTCGGCGGCGCGCGGTCGCGCGGGGGCAGCGTGCTCTTCTTTCCCGAAGGCACCCGTAGCGCGGACGGTCAGCTCGGGACGTTTCACCGTGGTGCCTTTCGTGCTGCCTTCGATCACGATCTCGTGGTGCAGCCGGTTGCGATCGAGGGCCTGGGCGACGTCCTGCCGAAAGGGCGATACCTGACCCAGACCTCCGGGCGTTATCCCGTGCGGATGCGCTACCTCGACCCGATCGCGCCCCCCTTCGGAGACGGCGTGAGGCGGGATGTGGTGCGCGCCCTCACGGATCGAGCGCGTGCGGCGATCGCGGACGCTCTCGACCAGATGCGCGAGGAGCGCCGCGCGGGCGCTGATAGGATGGCGTCATGA
- the thrS gene encoding threonine--tRNA ligase, whose protein sequence is MTEVRLPDGSRRQLAAGASAADLAADIGPGLAKAAVAAKVNGHIVDLALPLPDDAEVALLTKKDDEGLEVLRHSAAHLMADAILRIFPQAELTIGPVVEDGFYYDIHLPEGKITPDDFPAIEAEMGRIAKEDHPFQRCVVADPDRDEVFARYRAIDGGHNKFKEEIVGDIRARGDELSFYKHGDFVDLCRGPHVPSTGWLKHVKLTSVAGSYWRADASREQLVRVYGTAFFDKKALKEHLRLIEEAKKRDHRVLGEQLDLFSFHEDAPGFPFFHPNGTVLFNLLTGTMRGLLRRRGYFEVKAPLVLSEQLWHTSGHYDNYLENMFFTKLKLRDENAPDGVQEDVEEDRPMAVKPMNCPGHLLVYGTRPRSHNEFPLRFSEMGLVHRRELSGVRHGLFRVQAFTQDDAHHFCTPEQIEGEIAMLIAFFKEVYAMFDLGDVRIELSTRPEKSIGSDEIWEKAEGALRTALESEGIEYDLNEGDGAFYGPKIDFHIRDTLKRSWQCGTIQLDFSMPARFGLTYVGPDGQKHTPVMIHRACYGSVERFLGILIEHYAARFPLWLAPVQAVVIPVSDKYLDYAKEVHEKLLDAGVRAEANLKDDRVGYKIREASLRKLPYALVVGEREQDSGTVNARSREDGELGEMAVADFLARFAEENAAAAVVAD, encoded by the coding sequence ATGACCGAAGTCCGACTCCCCGATGGGAGCCGGCGTCAGCTTGCCGCTGGCGCCAGCGCCGCCGATCTCGCCGCCGACATCGGCCCCGGCCTCGCCAAGGCCGCCGTCGCCGCCAAGGTGAATGGTCACATCGTCGACCTGGCCCTCCCGCTTCCGGACGACGCCGAAGTGGCGCTTCTCACGAAGAAGGACGACGAGGGCCTCGAGGTGCTGCGGCATTCGGCTGCGCACCTGATGGCCGACGCGATCCTGCGCATCTTCCCTCAGGCCGAACTCACGATCGGGCCCGTGGTGGAAGACGGCTTCTACTACGACATCCATCTGCCGGAAGGAAAGATCACGCCCGACGACTTCCCGGCCATCGAGGCCGAGATGGGACGCATCGCGAAGGAGGACCACCCCTTCCAGCGCTGCGTGGTCGCGGACCCGGACCGCGACGAGGTGTTTGCGCGCTACCGGGCGATCGACGGCGGGCACAACAAGTTCAAGGAGGAGATCGTCGGCGACATCCGCGCCCGCGGCGACGAACTCTCCTTCTACAAGCACGGCGACTTCGTGGATCTTTGCCGCGGACCGCACGTGCCGAGCACGGGCTGGCTGAAGCACGTGAAGCTCACCAGCGTGGCCGGCTCCTACTGGCGCGCCGATGCGAGCCGCGAGCAGTTGGTGAGGGTCTACGGCACGGCCTTCTTCGACAAGAAGGCGTTGAAGGAGCACCTTCGCCTCATCGAAGAGGCGAAGAAGCGCGATCACCGCGTGCTCGGCGAACAGCTCGACCTGTTCAGCTTCCACGAGGACGCCCCGGGCTTCCCGTTCTTCCACCCGAACGGCACGGTGCTCTTCAACCTGCTCACCGGCACGATGCGCGGGCTGTTGCGTCGCCGCGGGTACTTCGAGGTGAAGGCGCCGCTCGTGCTGTCCGAGCAGCTCTGGCACACCTCGGGCCACTACGACAACTACCTCGAGAACATGTTCTTCACGAAGCTGAAGCTGCGCGACGAGAACGCGCCCGACGGCGTGCAGGAAGACGTGGAAGAGGACCGCCCGATGGCGGTGAAGCCGATGAACTGCCCTGGCCATCTGCTCGTCTACGGCACGCGGCCGCGCAGCCACAACGAGTTCCCCCTGCGCTTCTCCGAGATGGGCCTGGTGCACCGCCGCGAGCTCTCGGGTGTGCGGCACGGACTCTTCCGCGTGCAGGCCTTCACCCAGGACGACGCCCACCACTTCTGCACGCCCGAGCAGATCGAGGGCGAGATCGCGATGCTGATCGCCTTCTTCAAGGAGGTCTACGCGATGTTCGACCTCGGCGACGTGCGCATCGAGCTGTCGACGCGCCCCGAGAAGAGCATCGGCAGCGACGAGATCTGGGAGAAGGCCGAGGGGGCGCTGCGCACGGCCCTCGAATCCGAGGGCATCGAGTACGACCTCAACGAGGGCGACGGTGCGTTCTACGGCCCGAAGATCGACTTCCACATTCGCGACACCCTGAAGCGCTCGTGGCAGTGCGGCACGATCCAGCTCGACTTCTCGATGCCGGCGCGCTTCGGGCTGACCTACGTCGGCCCCGACGGCCAGAAGCACACGCCGGTGATGATTCACCGCGCGTGCTACGGCAGCGTCGAGCGTTTCCTCGGCATCTTGATCGAGCACTACGCCGCGCGCTTCCCGCTCTGGCTGGCGCCGGTGCAGGCCGTCGTCATCCCGGTCAGCGACAAGTACCTCGACTACGCGAAGGAGGTGCACGAGAAGCTGCTCGATGCCGGGGTGCGCGCCGAGGCGAACCTCAAGGACGACCGGGTCGGCTACAAGATCCGCGAGGCGAGCCTGCGCAAGCTGCCCTACGCGCTGGTCGTGGGTGAGCGCGAGCAGGACTCGGGCACCGTCAACGCCCGCTCGCGCGAGGACGGCGAGCTGGGAGAAATGGCGGTGGCCGACTTCCTCGCGCGCTTCGCCGAGGAGAACGCTGCCGCCGCGGTGGTCGCCGACTGA
- a CDS encoding spermidine synthase, whose translation MSNIEYLESEESSLGIVCLRKRELLSRPGMVVHELTLDHHYLMSTCNTASERALASRSIETHGGRDLDVLVGGLGLGYTAAAVLESPAVRHLEVVEFLSPVVDWVRDGRVPLSPVLLADDRFHTRVDDVYGELWAPPERQWDLVLVDVDHSPEEPLGRESERFYSEAGLRHAKAHLKPGGILGVWSHAPCAPFVARLEGVFERVWTESIDFRNPLLDPDEAAETNWLFFARA comes from the coding sequence ATGTCGAACATCGAGTATCTCGAATCCGAAGAGTCTTCCCTGGGAATCGTCTGCCTGCGGAAGCGGGAGCTGCTGAGCCGGCCGGGAATGGTGGTGCACGAGCTGACCCTCGATCACCACTACCTGATGAGCACGTGCAACACGGCCTCCGAGCGCGCGCTCGCATCGCGCTCCATCGAGACCCATGGTGGCCGTGACCTCGACGTGTTGGTCGGCGGTCTCGGCCTCGGATACACCGCCGCCGCGGTGCTCGAGTCTCCCGCGGTCCGCCACCTCGAAGTCGTGGAGTTCCTGTCCCCGGTCGTGGATTGGGTGCGCGACGGACGCGTCCCGCTGTCCCCCGTGTTGCTCGCCGACGACCGTTTCCATACGCGCGTCGACGATGTCTACGGCGAGCTCTGGGCTCCGCCCGAGCGCCAGTGGGACCTCGTGCTGGTCGACGTCGACCACTCGCCCGAGGAGCCGCTCGGACGCGAGAGCGAGCGTTTCTACAGCGAGGCCGGCCTGCGGCACGCGAAAGCCCATCTGAAGCCCGGCGGGATCCTCGGCGTGTGGTCCCATGCCCCGTGCGCTCCCTTCGTCGCACGGCTGGAGGGCGTGTTCGAGCGGGTCTGGACCGAGTCGATCGACTTTCGCAACCCGCTCCTCGACCCCGACGAGGCGGCCGAGACGAACTGGCTGTTCTTCGCGCGCGCCTGA
- a CDS encoding beta-ketoacyl-ACP synthase, with translation MKRRVVVTGMAGLSPLGGEWKVVRDALRSGRSAVTTRDDWGDVDGLHTRLAAPVSAFETPKHYSRKKLRSMGRDSLMATRATELALADARLLEHPSLSDGTTGVAYGCTQGSPGALEVYARQYFGKRTTSGIRGSDFIRFMSHTCAANIAQFFEVRGRVIPTGSACTSGSQGIGYAYEAIRFGRQDVMIGGGAEEIECIDAVIFDVLMAASTRNDAPTTTPRPFDAGRDGIVVAEGAGTLILESLEFAEARGARIYAEILGYGTNCDGSHMTNPEADGMERVMRLALEDAELDPADIDYVNAHGTGTEVGDIAESDATHRVFGPEVPVSTLKGHMGHTLGACGALEAWMTLEMLREGWVAPTLNLEARDERCAPLDYVTRAPRPLEMETVVSNNFAFGGVNTSLVFRRWTD, from the coding sequence GTGAAGCGGCGGGTGGTGGTCACGGGGATGGCGGGCTTGTCGCCCCTCGGTGGCGAATGGAAGGTCGTCCGCGACGCCCTGCGCAGTGGGCGCTCGGCGGTGACCACGCGGGACGACTGGGGCGACGTGGACGGTCTCCACACCCGCCTCGCCGCGCCGGTCTCCGCCTTCGAGACCCCGAAGCACTACTCGCGCAAGAAGCTCCGCAGCATGGGCCGCGACTCCTTGATGGCGACCCGCGCGACCGAGCTCGCCCTGGCCGACGCCCGTCTCCTCGAGCACCCGTCGCTCTCCGACGGCACCACCGGGGTGGCGTACGGCTGCACCCAAGGCAGTCCCGGCGCGCTCGAGGTCTACGCGCGCCAGTACTTCGGGAAGCGCACCACCAGCGGGATCCGCGGCAGCGACTTCATCCGCTTCATGAGTCACACCTGCGCCGCGAACATCGCCCAGTTCTTCGAGGTGCGCGGACGCGTGATTCCCACCGGGAGTGCCTGCACCTCGGGAAGCCAGGGCATCGGCTACGCCTACGAAGCCATCCGCTTCGGTCGGCAGGACGTGATGATCGGTGGCGGCGCCGAAGAGATCGAGTGCATCGATGCCGTGATCTTCGACGTCCTGATGGCCGCTTCCACACGCAACGACGCGCCGACGACGACCCCGCGCCCCTTCGACGCCGGCCGCGACGGCATCGTCGTGGCCGAGGGCGCAGGTACGCTGATCCTCGAGTCCCTCGAGTTCGCCGAGGCCCGCGGCGCGCGCATCTACGCCGAGATCCTGGGCTATGGAACCAACTGCGACGGCAGCCACATGACGAACCCCGAGGCCGACGGCATGGAGCGCGTGATGCGCCTCGCCCTCGAGGACGCCGAACTCGACCCGGCCGACATCGACTACGTCAACGCCCACGGCACGGGCACCGAAGTGGGCGACATCGCCGAGAGTGACGCCACCCACCGCGTGTTCGGACCCGAGGTGCCCGTCTCGACGCTGAAGGGCCACATGGGTCACACGCTCGGCGCCTGCGGCGCCCTCGAAGCCTGGATGACCCTCGAGATGCTGCGCGAGGGCTGGGTGGCTCCCACCCTGAATCTCGAAGCGCGCGATGAACGCTGCGCGCCCCTCGACTACGTCACGCGCGCGCCGCGGCCCCTCGAGATGGAGACCGTGGTCAGCAACAACTTCGCCTTCGGCGGCGTGAACACCTCACTCGTGTTCCGCCGCTGGACCGACTAG
- a CDS encoding DUF3604 domain-containing protein — MKRFLLLGSLAILGLLAVLYAAGRGWLGETLHAGTPLAQPRVPGPASETEGAKRVLFGDFHVHTGFSADAYTLSLPLTGGSGSHTVADACDFARFCAGLDFWSVNDHAEGASPRRWRETVETVRQCDAVGRDASGASDLVSFLGWEWSHMGTTPENHYGHRNVVLRDLEDASIPTRPIGADSPAQYFQSAPALVRGVLPLITGEPAYLRYATALEETEATPRCADGVPVRELPSDCRELTATPAGLFAKLRDWGHAALVIPHGMTWGMYTPPGSNWEKQLSPEQHDPVLQRLVEVYSGHGNVEPYRDWRGVTVDADGVRRCPPPRDDYLPACWQAGEIIRRRCGDAGLAEETCEARAADARRHFVEGAAGLGHLAVPSASAEEWGDAGQCRDCFSPAFSYRPGSSAQALLGLSRSEGDAPPQRFRLGFIASSDNHTARPGTGYKELLRTRMSDARMARVKLPIGAPEFDPAPEARPADPGDVAPSEWIERERAGSFYFTGGLVAVHATRRHREAIWEALETRETYATSGPRILLWFDAIDANASGGRAPMGSHLTMDREPTFEVRAVGSHEQAPGCRAGTEERVGADRLARLCGGECFHPTDTRRPIVRIEVIRVRPQRTADEPLADLIEDPWRSFACDGDLEGCVVRFSDPEFVAGQRDTTYYVRAIEVASPAVNGGTLRCEPGDAGPCTQMQPCDPWAPESEDCLAPVEERAWSSPIFVDWRAPDAAPAEIARAP; from the coding sequence ATGAAACGGTTTCTGCTGCTGGGGTCGCTCGCGATTCTCGGGCTTCTGGCCGTCCTCTACGCCGCGGGCCGGGGCTGGCTCGGCGAGACGCTCCATGCCGGGACGCCCCTCGCGCAGCCGCGGGTGCCGGGGCCAGCGTCGGAAACCGAGGGCGCGAAGCGGGTCCTGTTCGGCGACTTCCATGTGCATACCGGGTTCTCGGCCGACGCCTACACGCTCAGCCTGCCGCTCACGGGGGGCAGCGGCAGCCACACGGTGGCCGATGCCTGCGACTTCGCGCGCTTCTGCGCCGGGCTCGACTTCTGGTCGGTCAACGACCATGCCGAGGGCGCCTCGCCGCGCCGCTGGCGGGAAACCGTGGAAACCGTGCGCCAATGCGACGCGGTCGGACGCGACGCGAGCGGCGCCTCGGATCTCGTGTCGTTCCTCGGCTGGGAGTGGTCCCACATGGGAACGACGCCCGAGAACCACTACGGGCATCGCAACGTCGTGTTGCGCGACCTCGAAGACGCCTCCATCCCGACACGGCCGATCGGCGCGGATTCCCCGGCCCAGTACTTCCAGAGCGCTCCGGCCCTCGTGCGGGGCGTTTTGCCGCTGATCACCGGCGAACCCGCCTACCTGCGCTACGCGACGGCCCTCGAAGAGACCGAGGCCACGCCCCGCTGCGCCGACGGCGTTCCGGTGCGTGAGCTCCCGAGCGACTGCCGCGAACTCACCGCAACCCCGGCCGGCCTGTTCGCAAAGCTGCGGGATTGGGGTCATGCCGCCCTCGTGATTCCCCATGGCATGACCTGGGGGATGTACACGCCGCCGGGTTCGAACTGGGAGAAGCAGCTGTCCCCCGAGCAGCACGATCCTGTGCTGCAGCGTCTGGTCGAGGTGTACTCGGGTCACGGCAACGTCGAGCCCTACCGGGACTGGCGCGGCGTGACCGTCGACGCGGACGGCGTCCGGCGCTGTCCGCCGCCCCGCGACGACTACCTGCCCGCCTGCTGGCAAGCCGGAGAGATCATCCGCCGTCGCTGTGGCGACGCGGGCCTGGCGGAAGAGACCTGCGAGGCGCGCGCGGCCGACGCGCGCCGCCACTTCGTCGAGGGGGCGGCGGGGCTCGGCCATCTGGCGGTGCCGAGCGCGAGTGCCGAGGAGTGGGGCGACGCCGGGCAGTGTCGCGACTGTTTCTCGCCCGCGTTTTCCTACCGTCCGGGGTCGTCGGCCCAGGCGCTGCTCGGTCTTTCGCGCAGCGAGGGCGACGCGCCGCCCCAGCGCTTCCGGCTCGGCTTCATCGCTTCGAGCGACAACCACACGGCACGCCCCGGCACCGGATACAAGGAACTCTTGCGCACACGCATGTCCGACGCGCGGATGGCGCGGGTGAAGCTACCGATCGGGGCGCCCGAGTTCGATCCGGCGCCCGAGGCGCGTCCGGCCGATCCCGGCGACGTCGCGCCGAGTGAGTGGATCGAACGCGAACGCGCCGGATCCTTCTACTTCACCGGCGGGCTCGTGGCAGTGCACGCGACGCGGCGCCACCGCGAGGCGATCTGGGAGGCGCTCGAGACGCGCGAGACCTACGCGACGAGTGGGCCGCGCATCCTGCTCTGGTTCGACGCCATCGACGCGAATGCGTCCGGGGGGCGCGCCCCGATGGGCAGTCACCTCACGATGGACCGCGAACCGACGTTCGAGGTGCGCGCCGTCGGGTCCCACGAACAGGCACCGGGTTGTCGTGCGGGCACGGAAGAGCGCGTGGGCGCCGACCGCCTGGCGCGTCTCTGCGGCGGCGAGTGCTTCCATCCCACGGATACGCGGCGGCCGATCGTCCGGATCGAGGTGATCCGCGTACGACCCCAGCGCACGGCCGACGAACCGCTGGCGGATCTGATCGAGGACCCGTGGCGCTCCTTCGCCTGCGATGGTGACCTGGAAGGCTGCGTCGTGCGCTTCTCGGACCCCGAGTTCGTCGCTGGCCAGCGCGACACCACGTACTACGTCCGCGCGATCGAGGTTGCGAGCCCGGCCGTGAACGGGGGGACCCTGCGCTGCGAACCTGGCGACGCGGGCCCCTGCACACAGATGCAGCCCTGTGATCCGTGGGCGCCCGAGAGCGAAGACTGCCTGGCGCCGGTCGAAGAGCGTGCCTGGTCGTCCCCGATCTTCGTCGACTGGCGTGCGCCCGACGCAGCGCCGGCCGAGATCGCCCGCGCTCCCTGA